A single genomic interval of Burkholderia sp. HI2500 harbors:
- a CDS encoding LysR family transcriptional regulator: MELRHLRYFVAVAEERNFTRAAERLHIAQPPLSRQIQQLEEALGVPLFERNARPLKLTDAGRFFYSHAVQLLAQTTELESMTKRVGKIERSMSVGFVGSTLYGMLPKIIRRFRSEYPAVELSLHEMSTMDQIKALKEGRIDVGFGRIRHEDPSVRRVVLREERMIVALPVGHPLDSAKPVLSLHDLVNDTLIIFPKAPRPSYADQVLAAFHDRALQPRKIYETRELQIALGLVAMGEGVSVVPHSVYGLKRDDISYKPLDDPNLVSPIIMSMRMLDESEDLRAMQALIYRLYDEAQMEYLPPQPE, translated from the coding sequence ATGGAGTTGAGACACCTCCGCTACTTCGTCGCGGTCGCCGAAGAGCGGAATTTCACGCGGGCGGCCGAACGGCTGCATATCGCGCAGCCGCCGCTGAGCCGGCAGATCCAGCAGCTCGAGGAAGCGCTCGGCGTGCCGCTGTTCGAGCGCAACGCGCGGCCGCTGAAGCTGACCGACGCGGGCCGCTTCTTCTATTCGCACGCGGTGCAGCTGCTCGCGCAGACGACCGAGCTCGAATCGATGACGAAGCGGGTCGGCAAGATCGAGCGCAGCATGTCGGTCGGCTTCGTCGGTTCGACGCTGTACGGGATGCTGCCGAAGATCATCCGGCGCTTTCGCAGCGAGTATCCGGCGGTCGAACTGAGCCTGCACGAGATGTCGACGATGGACCAGATCAAGGCGCTGAAGGAAGGGCGCATCGACGTCGGGTTCGGGCGCATCCGCCACGAGGATCCGAGCGTGCGGCGCGTCGTGCTGCGCGAGGAGCGGATGATCGTCGCGCTGCCGGTCGGCCATCCGCTCGACAGCGCGAAGCCGGTGCTGTCGCTGCACGATCTTGTGAACGACACGCTGATCATCTTTCCGAAGGCGCCGCGCCCGAGCTATGCGGACCAGGTGCTCGCGGCGTTTCACGATCGCGCGTTGCAGCCGCGCAAGATCTACGAGACGCGCGAACTGCAGATCGCGCTCGGCCTCGTTGCGATGGGAGAGGGCGTGTCGGTCGTGCCGCACAGCGTGTACGGGCTGAAGCGCGACGACATCAGCTACAAGCCGCTCGACGATCCGAATCTCGTGTCGCCGATCATCATGAGCATGCGGATGCTCGACGAATCGGAGGATCTCCGCGCGATGCAGGCGCTGATCTACCGGCTGTACGACGAGGCGCAGATGGAGTATCTGCCGCCGCAGCCCGAATGA
- a CDS encoding shikimate kinase, whose translation MTALTVIHLNGPINSGKTTIGLALARLLPDARFIDGDDHDAPEDAPFDVQWAIALERLVTQITHARERHLVIAYPIGETEFERLRAACDARDARLFIVTLAPPEAVASSNRGSRALTDWERNRIAEMYREGYASRPFSQMVLDTSDATPDACAARIAQQVAATEP comes from the coding sequence ATGACCGCCCTCACCGTCATCCACCTGAACGGCCCGATCAACAGCGGCAAGACGACGATCGGCCTTGCGCTCGCACGCTTGCTGCCCGACGCACGCTTCATCGACGGCGACGATCACGATGCGCCCGAAGACGCACCGTTCGACGTGCAGTGGGCGATCGCGCTCGAACGTCTCGTCACGCAGATCACGCACGCACGTGAGCGTCATCTGGTCATCGCCTATCCGATCGGCGAAACGGAATTCGAGCGGCTGCGCGCCGCCTGCGACGCGCGCGATGCGCGGCTGTTCATCGTGACGCTCGCACCGCCCGAAGCGGTCGCATCGTCGAATCGCGGCTCGCGTGCGCTGACGGACTGGGAGCGCAACCGGATCGCCGAGATGTATCGCGAAGGCTATGCGTCGCGGCCGTTCAGCCAGATGGTGCTCGATACATCCGATGCGACGCCTGATGCTTGTGCGGCGCGTATCGCACAACAAGTCGCGGCGACTGAGCCGTAA
- a CDS encoding glycosyltransferase encodes MKLVIATYGTEGDTRPLAALGRALIEAGHDIRLLADAATLGSAVALGVPSASLSGDIRRAIAPDGALADAVRGRGGFNDTSKALAAIANANTAAWMREIADASEGCDAILVSGLASFVGLSVAEYRGVPAIGTGMIPITPTAEFASPFLPPGKVPRWLNRASHRFVNALLWQAFRKATNAARASVCGLPPRKQVWTDHPMLYGVSPALLSGPGDWPSNIQACGQWRIDAHAWAPSSELSAFLEAGDRPVYIGFGSMAGFDRTAMVGALTHALAGRRALFYPGWSGIDASMLPKNVHVIGDTPHDWLFPQVSMAIHHGGSGTTHSAARAGIPSVVVPFAGDQFFWANRLQRLGVADAPVAGRRVDAAALTRAIAFAERDDTQARAIELGASIAQEEGLKRAVGAIERWGQPGTR; translated from the coding sequence ATGAAGCTCGTCATCGCCACCTACGGCACCGAAGGCGACACGCGCCCGCTCGCGGCGCTCGGTCGTGCGCTGATCGAAGCCGGCCACGATATCCGGCTGCTGGCCGATGCGGCGACGCTCGGGTCGGCAGTGGCGCTTGGCGTGCCGTCGGCGTCGTTGTCCGGCGATATCCGCCGCGCGATTGCGCCGGATGGCGCATTGGCCGATGCGGTGCGCGGGCGCGGCGGCTTCAATGACACGTCGAAGGCGCTCGCGGCGATCGCCAATGCGAACACGGCTGCGTGGATGCGCGAAATCGCGGATGCGTCGGAAGGCTGCGACGCGATCCTCGTGTCCGGGCTCGCATCGTTCGTCGGCTTGTCGGTCGCCGAGTATCGCGGCGTGCCGGCGATCGGCACCGGCATGATCCCGATCACGCCCACTGCGGAATTCGCGTCGCCGTTCCTGCCGCCGGGGAAGGTGCCACGCTGGCTGAACCGCGCGAGCCACCGGTTCGTGAACGCGCTGCTGTGGCAGGCGTTCAGGAAGGCGACGAATGCGGCACGCGCGAGCGTGTGCGGGTTGCCGCCGCGCAAGCAGGTGTGGACCGATCATCCGATGCTGTACGGCGTGTCGCCGGCGCTGCTGTCCGGCCCGGGTGACTGGCCGTCGAATATACAGGCGTGCGGCCAGTGGCGGATCGATGCGCATGCCTGGGCGCCATCGTCCGAACTCTCGGCATTTCTCGAAGCGGGCGATCGCCCCGTGTACATCGGTTTTGGCAGTATGGCCGGCTTCGATCGCACCGCGATGGTCGGAGCGCTGACGCACGCGCTCGCCGGTCGCCGTGCATTGTTCTATCCGGGCTGGAGCGGTATCGACGCGTCGATGCTGCCGAAGAACGTTCACGTGATCGGCGATACGCCGCATGACTGGCTGTTCCCGCAGGTATCGATGGCAATCCATCACGGCGGATCGGGTACTACGCATTCGGCTGCGCGGGCCGGCATTCCGTCGGTCGTCGTGCCGTTTGCGGGCGATCAGTTCTTCTGGGCGAACCGGCTTCAGCGACTCGGCGTGGCGGATGCGCCGGTGGCGGGGCGACGCGTGGACGCCGCCGCACTGACGCGAGCCATCGCGTTTGCCGAACGGGACGACACGCAAGCGCGCGCGATCGAACTCGGCGCGAGCATCGCACAAGAGGAAGGCTTGAAGCGGGCCGTTGGTGCGATCGAGCGGTGGGGGCAGCCGGGCACGCGGTAA
- a CDS encoding polysaccharide lyase family 7 protein translates to MKNRIIPCVVAVLSVACLSACGGDDPASPAAAARQQATVMALSPSNPPGSNFNLAPFTLQLPTGASGKVDTVSGSSLAGGYVNPTYFYTDGSDGSMVMMDPTQGWTTSGSLHPRTELRENAIWPTSGTNRLNATVAVTQVPDHTTIGQIFQGTGPSKPLCELQFTSGGVVQLLLESTNQGGKSTTTPITTVGVGKKFSYALSLSGTTITVTANGTTKTFTMDSSFNGESFYFKAGDYDQTAVSGTPLTTPGTVVKFYALTLTHS, encoded by the coding sequence ATGAAGAACAGGATCATCCCGTGCGTCGTCGCCGTTCTGTCCGTTGCGTGCCTGTCCGCGTGCGGCGGCGACGATCCGGCCAGCCCGGCCGCCGCCGCCCGCCAGCAGGCCACCGTGATGGCGCTCAGCCCGTCGAACCCGCCCGGCTCGAACTTCAACCTCGCGCCGTTCACGCTGCAATTGCCGACCGGCGCGTCCGGCAAGGTCGACACCGTGAGCGGTTCGTCGCTCGCGGGCGGCTACGTGAACCCGACGTATTTCTACACGGACGGCAGCGACGGATCGATGGTGATGATGGACCCGACGCAGGGCTGGACAACGTCCGGCTCGCTGCATCCGCGCACCGAACTGCGCGAGAACGCGATCTGGCCAACTTCCGGCACGAACCGGCTGAATGCGACGGTGGCCGTCACGCAGGTGCCCGATCACACGACGATCGGCCAGATCTTCCAGGGCACCGGCCCGAGCAAGCCGCTGTGCGAGCTGCAGTTCACGTCGGGCGGCGTCGTGCAGCTGCTGCTCGAAAGCACCAACCAGGGCGGCAAGTCGACGACCACGCCGATCACCACGGTCGGCGTCGGCAAGAAGTTCAGCTACGCGCTGAGCCTGAGCGGCACGACGATCACCGTCACGGCGAACGGCACGACCAAGACCTTCACGATGGATTCGAGCTTCAACGGCGAAAGCTTCTACTTCAAGGCCGGCGACTACGACCAGACGGCCGTGTCCGGCACGCCGCTGACGACGCCCGGCACCGTCGTGAAGTTCTATGCGCTGACGCTCACGCATAGCTGA
- the argG gene encoding argininosuccinate synthase, with translation MSTILESLPTGQKVGIAFSGGLDTSAALHWMKLKGAVPYAYTANLGQPDEDDYDAIPKRAIEYGAAGARLIDCRAQLVAEGIAALQSGAFHITTAGVTYFNTTPIGRAVTGTMLVAAMKEDGVNIWGDGSTYKGNDIERFYRYGLLVNPDLKIYKPWLDQTFIDELGGRAEMSEFMNQAGFAYKMSAEKAYSTDSNLLGATHEAKDLESLESGIKIVNPIMGVAFWRDDVKIAAEEVTVRFEAGQPVALNGVEFTDPVELLLEANRIGGRHGLGMSDQIENRIIEAKSRGIYEAPGLALLYIAYERLVTGIHNEDTIEQYRENGRRLGRLLYQGRWFDPQAIMLRETAQRWVARAITGEVKIELRRGNDYSILSTKSPNLTYQPERLSMEKVASTFSPRDRIGQLTMRNLDITDTRDKLRVYSQVGLLTPGEASALPQIKGDEK, from the coding sequence ATGAGCACGATTCTCGAAAGCCTCCCGACCGGCCAGAAGGTCGGTATCGCCTTCTCCGGCGGCCTGGACACCAGCGCTGCATTGCACTGGATGAAACTCAAGGGCGCCGTCCCGTACGCATACACGGCGAACCTCGGCCAGCCCGACGAAGACGATTACGACGCGATCCCGAAACGCGCGATCGAATACGGCGCAGCCGGTGCCCGCCTGATCGACTGCCGCGCGCAGCTCGTCGCCGAAGGCATCGCGGCGCTGCAAAGCGGCGCGTTCCACATCACGACGGCCGGCGTCACGTACTTCAACACCACGCCGATCGGCCGCGCCGTGACGGGCACGATGCTCGTGGCCGCGATGAAGGAAGACGGCGTCAACATCTGGGGCGACGGCAGCACGTACAAGGGCAACGACATCGAGCGCTTCTACCGCTACGGCCTGCTCGTGAACCCGGATCTGAAGATCTACAAGCCGTGGCTCGACCAGACGTTCATCGACGAGCTCGGCGGCCGTGCCGAAATGTCCGAATTCATGAACCAGGCCGGTTTCGCGTACAAGATGTCGGCCGAGAAGGCCTACTCGACCGATTCGAACCTGCTCGGCGCGACGCACGAAGCGAAGGATCTCGAAAGCCTCGAAAGCGGCATCAAGATCGTGAACCCGATCATGGGCGTTGCATTCTGGCGCGACGACGTGAAGATCGCCGCCGAAGAAGTGACGGTGCGCTTCGAAGCCGGCCAGCCGGTCGCGCTGAACGGCGTCGAGTTCACCGACCCGGTCGAGCTGCTGCTGGAAGCGAACCGCATCGGCGGCCGCCACGGCCTCGGCATGAGCGACCAGATCGAGAACCGGATCATCGAGGCGAAGAGCCGCGGCATCTACGAAGCCCCGGGCCTCGCGCTGCTGTACATCGCGTACGAGCGTCTCGTCACCGGCATCCACAACGAAGACACGATCGAGCAGTACCGCGAGAACGGCCGCCGCCTCGGCCGCCTGCTGTACCAGGGCCGCTGGTTCGACCCGCAGGCGATCATGCTGCGCGAAACGGCACAACGCTGGGTCGCGCGCGCGATCACCGGCGAAGTGAAGATCGAACTGCGCCGCGGCAACGACTACTCGATCCTGAGCACGAAGTCGCCGAACCTCACGTACCAGCCGGAACGCCTGTCGATGGAGAAGGTCGCATCGACGTTCTCGCCGCGCGACCGGATCGGCCAGCTGACGATGCGCAACCTCGACATCACCGATACGCGCGACAAGCTGCGCGTGTACTCGCAAGTCGGGCTGCTGACGCCGGGTGAAGCGTCGGCGCTGCCGCAGATCAAGGGCGACGAGAAGTAA
- a CDS encoding DUF3717 domain-containing protein: MSASPAERKAGPVSIVRLEAAINAWREVYPPAPDGEDGYALDAGSNCLAELYGTMICYQLPDVPLDSLSDAQRDALYATEV; this comes from the coding sequence ATGAGCGCATCACCCGCCGAGCGGAAGGCCGGACCCGTTTCCATCGTGCGACTCGAAGCCGCGATCAACGCGTGGCGCGAAGTGTACCCGCCGGCGCCGGACGGCGAGGACGGCTACGCACTCGACGCCGGCAGCAATTGCCTCGCCGAGCTGTACGGCACGATGATCTGCTACCAATTGCCGGACGTGCCGCTCGACTCGCTGAGCGACGCGCAGCGCGACGCGCTCTACGCGACCGAGGTGTGA
- a CDS encoding FUSC family protein: MTTPFPARLPPFLRHALRPLLDPYRRYRHAKLIHAARVSLAILVSIALSTGLNVPHGEWSTITVLIVVGGLQHHGNIRKKAAERALGTSIGALAGLGLILLYSFLHAPFAIYLLMAIGCGICAYHAIGKAGYIALLSAITMVIVAGHGDNEIVDGLWRAVNVLVGIAIALAFSFALPLYATYSWRYKLADALRACAAVHARLAGDRQVSDDAHLKEMAALSALLVQLRSLMPSVSKECETSMMQLEAIQRSLRLCIGYLEILSSALPARDDIAAREYMRVDMKAVNRRIRDTLVGASRALKFGTPSRLSPRRRPVDPPHDAPPPQLSGYVSITAKLAAEVDQLREKLLDTAQSWNI; the protein is encoded by the coding sequence ATGACCACCCCGTTCCCTGCCCGGCTGCCGCCGTTCCTGCGCCACGCGCTCCGCCCGCTGCTCGACCCGTACCGCCGCTACCGGCACGCGAAGCTGATCCATGCGGCGCGCGTCTCGCTCGCGATTCTCGTGTCGATCGCACTGTCCACCGGCCTGAACGTGCCGCACGGCGAGTGGTCGACGATCACCGTGCTGATCGTCGTCGGCGGGCTGCAGCACCACGGCAACATCCGCAAGAAGGCGGCCGAGCGCGCGCTCGGCACGTCGATCGGCGCGCTCGCGGGGCTCGGGCTGATCCTCCTCTACTCGTTCCTGCACGCGCCGTTCGCGATCTACCTGCTGATGGCCATTGGGTGCGGAATCTGCGCGTATCACGCGATCGGCAAGGCCGGCTACATCGCGCTGCTGTCGGCGATCACGATGGTGATCGTCGCCGGGCACGGCGACAACGAGATCGTCGACGGCCTGTGGCGCGCGGTGAACGTGCTGGTCGGCATCGCGATCGCGCTGGCGTTCTCGTTCGCGCTGCCGCTCTACGCGACCTATTCGTGGCGCTACAAGCTCGCCGATGCGCTGCGCGCGTGCGCGGCCGTGCATGCGCGGCTCGCGGGCGATCGCCAGGTCAGCGACGACGCGCACCTGAAGGAAATGGCCGCGCTGAGCGCGCTGCTCGTCCAGCTGCGCTCGCTGATGCCGTCGGTGTCGAAGGAATGCGAGACGTCGATGATGCAGCTCGAGGCGATCCAGCGCAGCCTGCGCCTGTGCATCGGTTATCTGGAGATCCTGTCGAGCGCGCTGCCGGCCCGCGACGACATCGCGGCCCGCGAGTACATGCGCGTCGACATGAAGGCCGTGAACCGACGCATCCGCGACACACTGGTCGGCGCGAGCCGCGCGCTCAAGTTCGGCACGCCGAGCCGGCTCTCGCCGCGCCGCCGGCCGGTCGACCCGCCGCACGACGCGCCGCCGCCGCAGTTGTCCGGCTACGTGTCGATCACGGCCAAGCTGGCCGCGGAAGTCGATCAGCTGCGCGAGAAGCTGCTCGACACCGCGCAGTCGTGGAACATCTGA
- a CDS encoding TetR/AcrR family transcriptional regulator, whose amino-acid sequence MPTPTDDPGRRARKRIQMLAHLAATGARLFDAHGYEAVTMEQIAAQADVAKRTLYNHFATKEAVLAHWLEGELARDLAHLQRDVARRKTFASRIGCVLDASAAWCEQHPAYLLAYLRHRFLSIGAIEPASGGENGSDIALVWQQLIAAGQQSGELNGTLRADQLATWFHHLYLAAMLRWLSLPGLSLKREFQAVAKLFVEGAQAKG is encoded by the coding sequence ATGCCGACTCCGACCGACGATCCGGGCCGCCGCGCTCGCAAGCGCATCCAGATGCTCGCGCATCTCGCCGCCACCGGTGCACGCCTGTTCGACGCGCACGGCTATGAAGCGGTCACGATGGAACAGATCGCCGCGCAGGCCGATGTCGCGAAGCGCACGCTGTACAACCACTTTGCAACGAAGGAAGCCGTGCTCGCGCACTGGCTGGAGGGTGAACTCGCACGCGATCTCGCGCATCTGCAGCGCGACGTCGCGCGGCGCAAGACCTTCGCGTCACGCATCGGCTGTGTGCTCGATGCGTCGGCTGCTTGGTGCGAGCAGCATCCCGCGTATCTGCTCGCGTATTTGCGCCATCGCTTCCTGAGCATCGGCGCGATCGAACCGGCAAGTGGTGGAGAGAACGGCAGCGATATCGCGCTCGTGTGGCAGCAACTGATCGCGGCCGGGCAGCAATCCGGCGAACTGAACGGCACGCTGCGGGCCGACCAGCTCGCGACGTGGTTCCATCACCTGTATCTCGCGGCGATGCTGCGCTGGCTGAGCCTGCCGGGGCTGTCGCTGAAACGGGAGTTCCAGGCGGTCGCGAAGCTGTTCGTCGAAGGTGCTCAAGCGAAAGGGTGA
- a CDS encoding amino acid permease, whose product MSALPKSDPSGSSANPPKLHRALKARHLTMIAIGGSIGTGLFVASGASISQAGPGGAMVAYMAIGLMVYFLMTSLGEMAAFMPVSGSFATYGAKYVDEGFGFALGWNYWYNWAVTIAVELVAAQLVMHYWFPDVPGVWWSAAFLGVMFLLNALTVRGFGEAEYWFALIKVVTVVAFIGVGLLMIFGILKGAPSNGWGNLTIGDAPFAGGLPALMGVAMIAGFSFQGTELIGVAAGESENPRTTIPRAVRQVFWRILLFYVFAIFVIGVLIPYTDPNLLKTDVTDIGVSPFTLVFRHAGLAFAAGVMNAVILTAVLSAGNSGMYASTRMLYNLATEGRAPKIFAKLSAGGVPRNALYATTAVGALCFFTSLYGDKTVYLWLLNTSGMTGFIAWLGIAVSHYRFRKGYVKQGYALDQLPYQSKWFPFGPLFAFVLCLVIALGQDYQAFLANRIDWAGVAATYVGIPLFLVVWLGFRFLKKSRFVRYEDMEIAPWIAASRGAQRQPVANRETAG is encoded by the coding sequence ATGTCCGCACTTCCGAAATCCGACCCATCCGGTTCGTCAGCGAACCCACCCAAGCTTCATCGCGCGCTGAAGGCGCGCCACCTGACGATGATCGCCATCGGCGGCTCGATCGGCACGGGCCTGTTCGTCGCGTCCGGCGCGTCAATCTCGCAGGCCGGCCCCGGCGGCGCGATGGTCGCGTACATGGCGATCGGCCTGATGGTCTATTTCCTGATGACGAGCCTCGGCGAGATGGCCGCGTTCATGCCGGTGTCGGGCTCGTTCGCGACTTACGGCGCGAAATACGTGGACGAGGGCTTCGGTTTCGCGCTCGGCTGGAACTACTGGTACAACTGGGCCGTGACGATCGCGGTGGAGCTGGTCGCCGCGCAGCTCGTGATGCATTACTGGTTCCCGGACGTGCCGGGCGTGTGGTGGAGCGCGGCGTTCCTCGGCGTGATGTTCCTGCTCAACGCGCTGACCGTGCGAGGCTTCGGGGAAGCCGAATACTGGTTCGCGCTGATCAAGGTCGTCACCGTGGTCGCGTTCATCGGCGTCGGCCTGCTGATGATCTTCGGCATTCTGAAGGGCGCGCCGAGCAATGGCTGGGGCAACCTGACGATCGGCGACGCACCGTTCGCGGGCGGCCTGCCGGCGCTGATGGGTGTCGCGATGATCGCCGGCTTCTCGTTCCAGGGCACCGAGCTGATCGGCGTCGCGGCCGGCGAATCGGAAAACCCGCGCACGACGATCCCGCGCGCGGTGCGCCAGGTGTTCTGGCGGATCCTGCTGTTCTACGTGTTCGCGATCTTCGTGATCGGCGTGCTGATTCCCTATACCGACCCGAACCTGCTGAAGACGGACGTGACCGACATCGGCGTGAGCCCGTTCACGCTCGTGTTCCGCCACGCGGGCCTTGCGTTCGCGGCCGGCGTGATGAACGCGGTGATCCTGACGGCCGTGCTGTCGGCCGGCAACTCGGGCATGTACGCGTCCACGCGGATGCTCTACAACCTCGCGACCGAAGGCCGCGCGCCGAAGATCTTCGCGAAGCTGTCGGCGGGCGGCGTGCCGCGCAATGCGCTGTACGCGACGACGGCGGTTGGCGCGTTGTGCTTCTTCACGTCGCTGTACGGCGACAAGACCGTGTACCTGTGGCTGCTGAACACGTCGGGGATGACCGGCTTCATCGCGTGGCTCGGCATCGCGGTCAGCCACTACCGGTTCCGCAAGGGCTACGTGAAGCAGGGCTACGCGCTCGACCAGCTGCCGTACCAGTCGAAATGGTTCCCGTTCGGCCCGCTGTTCGCGTTCGTGCTGTGCCTCGTGATCGCGCTCGGCCAGGACTATCAGGCGTTCCTCGCGAACCGGATCGACTGGGCGGGCGTCGCCGCGACCTACGTCGGCATTCCGCTGTTCCTGGTCGTGTGGCTCGGCTTCCGGTTCCTGAAGAAGAGCCGCTTCGTGCGCTACGAAGACATGGAAATCGCGCCGTGGATCGCCGCGAGCCGTGGCGCGCAGCGGCAGCCGGTGGCGAACCGCGAAACCGCGGGCTGA
- a CDS encoding GGDEF domain-containing protein — protein sequence MKSFTLPAALRRHTASIVARILSPRGVLVAGIVLLMFSWGLSTSLLIEARRDAYDHAVENARNLMLLIERDIARNIELYDLSLQNVVDGITDPELAALPPRQRHRLLFDRAATGEYLGSIFVMDAHGNIVIDSSASPARQGNFGDRDYFAVHRDQLAQGLYISRPYASRLRGGALTIALSRRINRPDGAFAGIVVGTLSIDYFRALLDGLAVGKHGSAAIVEDNGTLVSRLPFDPHVVGLDLHSSPLFIESQRARDGALTGVGAIDGIRRIYVYKHLAALPLIVDVAPAEIDIYASWHHRAIWTVVLMCLFTGFIAWGSLALSRELKRRQVAESKLYRLAHTDALTGLDNRGTFDTVLAKEAQRASRSGRPLSVLFVDVDHFKAFNDYYGHPAGDDVLRRVAQTASRCLRRDSDHVARYGGEEFVVTLPDTDAPGALTVAEGIRRAIAALDIEHAKSPYGRVTASIGAATATDGRVNAATLLQRADEALYRAKSGGRNRVLEAQPSAAGA from the coding sequence ATGAAGTCATTCACGCTGCCCGCCGCGCTGCGCCGCCATACCGCGTCGATCGTGGCACGCATTCTGTCGCCCCGCGGCGTACTCGTGGCGGGGATCGTGCTGCTGATGTTCAGCTGGGGGCTTTCCACGTCGCTTTTAATCGAGGCGCGGCGCGATGCATACGACCATGCGGTCGAAAATGCACGCAACCTGATGCTGCTGATCGAACGCGATATCGCGCGCAATATCGAGCTCTACGATTTGTCGCTGCAGAACGTCGTCGACGGCATTACCGATCCTGAACTGGCGGCCCTGCCCCCGCGCCAGCGTCACCGGCTGCTGTTCGACCGCGCGGCGACCGGCGAGTATCTCGGGTCGATCTTCGTGATGGACGCGCACGGCAATATCGTGATCGATTCGAGCGCATCGCCCGCCCGGCAAGGCAATTTCGGCGACCGCGACTATTTCGCCGTGCATCGCGACCAGCTCGCCCAGGGCCTCTACATCAGCCGGCCGTATGCGTCCCGGCTGCGCGGCGGCGCCTTGACGATCGCCCTCAGCCGCCGGATCAACCGGCCCGACGGCGCGTTCGCCGGCATCGTCGTCGGCACGCTCAGCATCGACTACTTCCGCGCGCTGCTCGACGGCCTGGCGGTCGGCAAGCACGGCAGCGCGGCGATCGTCGAGGACAACGGCACGCTCGTGTCGCGCCTGCCATTCGACCCGCACGTGGTCGGCCTCGACCTGCACAGCTCGCCGCTGTTCATCGAATCGCAGCGCGCCCGCGACGGCGCGCTGACCGGAGTCGGCGCGATCGACGGCATCCGGCGCATCTACGTTTACAAGCATCTCGCCGCCCTGCCGCTGATCGTCGACGTCGCGCCCGCCGAGATCGACATCTACGCGTCGTGGCACCACCGCGCGATCTGGACCGTCGTGCTGATGTGCCTGTTCACCGGGTTCATCGCGTGGGGGTCGCTGGCGCTGTCGCGCGAACTGAAGCGCCGCCAGGTCGCCGAATCGAAGCTGTACCGGCTCGCGCACACCGATGCGCTGACGGGCCTCGACAACCGCGGCACGTTCGACACGGTGCTCGCGAAGGAGGCGCAGCGTGCGTCGCGCAGCGGCCGCCCGCTGTCGGTGCTGTTCGTCGACGTCGATCACTTCAAGGCCTTCAACGACTATTACGGCCATCCCGCCGGCGACGACGTGCTGCGGCGCGTCGCGCAAACCGCGTCGCGCTGCCTGCGCCGCGACAGCGATCACGTCGCGCGCTACGGCGGCGAGGAATTCGTCGTCACGCTGCCCGACACCGATGCGCCAGGCGCGTTGACCGTCGCCGAGGGCATCCGGCGCGCGATCGCGGCGCTCGACATCGAGCACGCGAAAAGCCCGTACGGACGCGTCACGGCGAGCATCGGCGCGGCGACCGCCACCGACGGCCGCGTGAACGCCGCGACGCTGCTGCAGCGGGCCGACGAGGCGCTTTACCGCGCGAAGTCCGGCGGCCGCAACCGCGTGCTGGAGGCGCAGCCGAGCGCCGCCGGCGCATGA
- a CDS encoding alpha/beta fold hydrolase, translating to MTDIPFEETTVETPQGRLFAKRWRDGLAQQTGASKAVAPIVLLHDSLGCVELWRDFPVQLARATQRDVIAYDRLGFGRSDRHPGTLGTTFVRDEADHAFAALLEQLGVDAFVALGHSVGGGMAVGCAAAHPDRCRALVTIAAQAFVEDRTLAGIRDAGQQFDEPGQLDRLARYHGDKAEWVLRAWVDTWLSPAFRDWNLDDDLPRVQCATLAIHGEDDEYGSDVHPKRIAARVAGPSSYLLLGQCGHMPHRERTGDVLAAVTTFLRDALA from the coding sequence ATGACCGATATCCCGTTTGAGGAGACAACCGTCGAGACGCCGCAAGGGCGCCTCTTTGCGAAACGCTGGCGCGATGGTCTTGCGCAACAGACGGGTGCGTCGAAGGCGGTCGCTCCAATCGTCCTGCTGCACGATTCGCTGGGCTGCGTCGAACTGTGGCGCGACTTCCCCGTGCAGCTCGCGCGCGCCACGCAGCGCGACGTGATCGCCTACGATCGCCTCGGCTTCGGTCGGTCCGATCGCCATCCGGGGACACTCGGCACGACGTTCGTGCGCGACGAGGCCGATCACGCGTTCGCGGCGCTGCTCGAACAACTGGGCGTCGACGCGTTCGTCGCGCTCGGGCACAGCGTCGGCGGCGGGATGGCGGTCGGGTGTGCGGCCGCGCATCCGGATCGTTGCCGCGCGCTCGTGACGATCGCCGCGCAGGCATTCGTCGAGGATCGCACGCTGGCCGGCATCCGCGACGCGGGGCAGCAGTTCGACGAACCGGGCCAGCTCGACCGGCTCGCGCGCTATCACGGCGACAAGGCCGAATGGGTGCTGCGCGCGTGGGTCGACACGTGGCTGTCGCCGGCTTTTCGCGACTGGAATCTCGACGACGACTTGCCGCGCGTGCAATGCGCGACGCTCGCGATTCACGGCGAAGACGACGAATATGGGTCCGACGTGCATCCGAAGCGGATCGCCGCGCGCGTCGCGGGGCCATCGTCGTATCTGTTGCTCGGCCAGTGCGGGCACATGCCGCACCGCGAGCGAACCGGCGACGTGCTGGCCGCCGTGACGACGTTCCTGCGCGACGCGCTCGCCTGA